A region of the bacterium genome:
GCTGTACCCGAACCTCCGCGGGTTCGTGGACCTGGTGACCGAAGCGCTGGATCCGGCGGCGATCGGGAAAGACTCCGACCTGGTGATCGTGTCGCTCCCCAGCGGCAAGGCCATGGAGGTCGTCCCCGAGCTCTTGGAGCGAGGGACACGCGTGATCGACGTGGCCGCGGACTTCCGGCTCAAGGATCCGGCCGAGTATCCGGTATGGTACAAGTTTTCCCACGCGGCGCCCCAGTATCTCGCGGAGGCGGTGTACGGGCTTCCGGAACTTCACCGGGACGCCATTCGTCGCGCCCGCCTCGTCGCCAACCCGGGCTGCTACCCGGCCGCGGCGTTGATCGCCGTGGTCCCGCTCCTCCGCGGCGAGATCGCGGCGCTCCACGGCATAGTGATCGACGCGAAGTCGGGAGTCTCGGGAGCGGGGCGGGGCGGAAAGTCGGGCGGCTACGCGTTCGCCGATACGAACGAGGACGTGCGCGCCTACAGCGTGCCGGGCCACAACCACACGGCCGAAATCGAGCAGGAGTTGTCCGGACAGACGGGGACCGCGGTGCGGGTGACGTTTGTGCCGCATCTGATCCCGGTGACGCGGGGGATCCTTGTGACGGCCTATGCCCCACTCGCCCGGAAGGTGACCACCGCGGATGCCATGATGGTGTATCGGGAGGCCTACGCCGAGGAGCCATTCGTCCGCGTTCTCCCGGACGGGGCGCTCCCCCAAACGAAGGCCACGGCCGGCACGAATTACTGCGATGTGGCGGTGCGGATCGATCCGCGCGCCAACATGGCCGTGGCGATCGCCGCGATCGACAACCTCGGCAAGGGCGCCGCCGGTCAGGCGGTGCAAAACCTGAACCTCATGCTGGGGTTCCCGGAGACGACCGGGCTCCGGGTTCCTGGGCTCTATCCGTAACGAGGAGGCCGGCCAATGAGTGGAGGGGTGACGCGGTTGGTGCAGGGGGGCGTGACGTCGGCGCAGGGGTTCGTCGCCTCGGGCGTGCATTGCGGGATCAAACCGCAGAAGAAGGACCTCGCTCTGGTCGTGTCGCGGGGGCCGGCATCGGCGGCGGGCGTGTTCACGACCAACAAGGTCAAAGCCGCGCCCGTTCTCGTCGACATGGAGCGGATCCGGTCGGGTCAAGGGCGCGCGGTCGTGCTGAACAGCGGGAACGCCAATGCCTGTACGGGGGAGCCGGGGCTGCGGGACGCGCGGGAGATGGCGCGCCTGACGGCCGAGCATCTGCAACTCTCCGAAGACCTCGTCTACGTGTGCAGCACCGGCCCGATCGGGGTACCGTTGCCGATGGACGCGATCCGTCGCGGCATCCCCGAGGCCGTCCGTGTCCTGGGGCCCGACGGCGCCACCGCCGCTGAAGCGATCTTGACCACCGATACCGTCCAGAAGACGGCGGCGGTGCAGGTGGCGATCGGCGGCCAGATCGTCACGGTTGGGGGGATGAGCAAGGGCGCGGGCATGATCCACCCGCTGATGGCGACGACGCTCACCGTCTTGACGACCGATGCGACCGTCCCGCCCGCGGTGCTCCAGGCGGCCCTGCGCCGGGCGGCCGACCAGTCGTTCAACCGAATCACCGTGGATGGGGATCGTAGCACGAACGACACGATCTTGCTCTTCGCCAACGGGGAGGCCGGGGCGCCGGAGATCGCCGGCCCGG
Encoded here:
- the argC gene encoding N-acetyl-gamma-glutamyl-phosphate reductase; translation: MPVRVSVIGASGYGGAEAVRLLATHPEVRLAHVTAETQKDQPLAALYPNLRGFVDLVTEALDPAAIGKDSDLVIVSLPSGKAMEVVPELLERGTRVIDVAADFRLKDPAEYPVWYKFSHAAPQYLAEAVYGLPELHRDAIRRARLVANPGCYPAAALIAVVPLLRGEIAALHGIVIDAKSGVSGAGRGGKSGGYAFADTNEDVRAYSVPGHNHTAEIEQELSGQTGTAVRVTFVPHLIPVTRGILVTAYAPLARKVTTADAMMVYREAYAEEPFVRVLPDGALPQTKATAGTNYCDVAVRIDPRANMAVAIAAIDNLGKGAAGQAVQNLNLMLGFPETTGLRVPGLYP
- the argJ gene encoding bifunctional glutamate N-acetyltransferase/amino-acid acetyltransferase ArgJ; the encoded protein is MSGGVTRLVQGGVTSAQGFVASGVHCGIKPQKKDLALVVSRGPASAAGVFTTNKVKAAPVLVDMERIRSGQGRAVVLNSGNANACTGEPGLRDAREMARLTAEHLQLSEDLVYVCSTGPIGVPLPMDAIRRGIPEAVRVLGPDGATAAEAILTTDTVQKTAAVQVAIGGQIVTVGGMSKGAGMIHPLMATTLTVLTTDATVPPAVLQAALRRAADQSFNRITVDGDRSTNDTILLFANGEAGAPEIAGPGEALDAFQAALNSATVSLAKAIARDGEGATKLIEITVAGAQSDEDAQRAAFAVANSPLVKTAIHGAGVYWGRILAAVGYSGAEVQPDRAMVRIGPVVVAERGMPAGGPELIEQAGEHLAGQDVQVLVDLGVGRAEATVWTCDLSEEYVKENAGDLS